The Candidatus Nanopelagicales bacterium region GGGAGGTGAGGAAGTCGACCCACTCGGAACTCTCGGCAGCGCCATCGTGACGGCCCTCGTCATCCACATCGAACTGTGCCCGGTAGCCGTCCAGATCAATACTGAATCGGGTGTCGCCGGGGCACTCTTCTCCGCTGTCCCAGCCATAGCCGAAAGTCAGCTCGCGCACTGTGTCGCCCGACAGCAAGCTCTGTCCGGTCTGGTTCGGTGAGGTAAATCCGATGCCGAGGGTGATTCGACGGTTCGCATCGTGGCGGTGCACAGCCAGGCGGAAGGACCCGACGTCCGCTAAGTCGCCCCGGGTGCGCAGTTGGAACGGTCGCTCGGACGCCATCGTCTGCCGCAGCAGAGTCAGCGTCGACAACAATGACGACTTGCCGGCGGAGTTCGGTCCGAAGACCAAGGTCAACGGCGCCAACGGGACCCGGGTCGGTGGATCGCCGTAGGACTTTAGGCCACCAACCACAAGATGTCGCAACAACGGTGCGGGCAGAGCTCTGGTTGGGGAGTTCGTCACTGACACAGCCGCATCTTCTCAGCATCGGGTCGCAAAAGCCGTCTCAATCCACCACGATGTACCCCATGAATGACATTGATCCACGAATGGGCGCATTTGACGCAGTCATGTACGGGGTTGAGGGTGACCCAGTCCTTCGATCGGTGATCTCCTTGGTCGTCAACCTCGACAAGGTCCCCGACCGGGCAGTGGTCAATGAGCGAATCGAACGGATGACTCTTGCCAACCCCAAGCTGCGGCAGCGTGCGGTCGGCAACCCCTTCTCCCTCCTGCCTCCCCGGTGGGAGACCGACCCCAACTTTGATCTCGGTTACCACCTCCGATGGGAAAGAGTTCCTGGCAAGAACGCCGGAATGCCGGAGGTGCTGGAACTGGCCGAACGAATCAGCGAACAGGACTTCGACCGCGCCCGGCCGCTCTGGGAACTGCACATCGTTACCGGTCTCGCCCGGGGCAAGTCCGCATTCATCATGAAGCTCCACCACTCGATCACCGATGGAATGGGTGGCATGCAAATGGCCGCCTCGCTGTTCGAGTTGACTCCCGATTTCGAAACCGATCTCGGGCCCATGCCTGACGCTCCGCGGGTGCGAGTTTCCGACGCCGCAGATCGCATCGAGCAGGGTGTCGAGTTTGAAGCCAAGGGCCTACTCAAGGACGCCAAGTCCGGCACCAAATACGCCGCCGGGCTCGCGCGCAAAGCCGTCACCGACCCCGGCGGAGCCGTCGTCGGCGGTCAGGAGTGGGTCGCCTCCGCCTCACGGCTGTTGGCGCCTGCATCCAAGCCGTTGTCACCGCTGTGGACCAATCGTTCTCTGTCCGTGGCGTTCTCAGTCATCGAGATTCCCCTTGATGATCTGAAAGCTGCGGCCAAGGCGGTCAAGGGAACCATCAACGACGCTTTCATGGCGGCCGTCACCGGAGGCCTGTACCTGTACCACCAGGCCCACGGTGAAGTTCCCGATGCGCTGCGAGTCAACATGCCCATCAGCGTGCGCGCTCTCGGCGATGTCAGCAGTGGAAACCAGTGGGTGCCGGCCCGGTTTGCCGTCCCGATCACGGTCACCGACGCCAAGGACAGGATGAAGCAACTGCACCCAATGCTCGTGCAGGCCAGGGACGAACCAGCACTCCCCCTCTCTGACGTCATCTACCAACTGTTGACGGTGCTGCCCAAAGCACTCACCACCAACATCGCCGGTGGACTCATGAAGGGCACTGACTTCGCTGCCACCAACGTGCCCGGGCCACCGATCCCCGTGTACTTCGCTGGGGCCAAGTTGGAATCGATGATTCCCTTCGCACCCAAGGGTGGCGCCGCAGTGAACGTCGCCCTGATGTCCTACGACGGCAAGTGCTTCCTCGGAGTCAATATCGACCGAGGCGCGGTGGAAAACCCCGATCAGCTGACCGACTGCCTGATCGAGTCGCTAGAAAGCGTCCTGGCCGTGGGGGCCAAGGCCTAGCGGACCAGCGGAACGAGGCCGCGAGGCCCGTTAATGCTGGTTGGTACGGAAGCGTCGCTTGAACTCCTGCCGAAACAGTTCCTGCAGGGCATCGGTATCCAACGGAGAGCCCGCGGCGTCGTGTTCGAGCATCCGCTCGCATACCTCTATCCAGGCGCGTCCGATTGCGCTGGTCAGGGTGCCCGCGACGGCACCGGAGATTGCCATCGCCGGGATCTGCCCACCTGGGGTCATCCGCAGGATCGATCCCACCAGCCAGCGCCCTGCAGTGGTTGCTCCACTGGACAACATCAGCGAGCCCACTAGTGCCGCCATTTTGGAGGCGGGGACCGTCAACCCGTAGACAGCGGTGATTCGCGCGATCATGGCGATCTGCAGTGGGATCAAGATCGCGGCGTCGGAGAACGGGATGGGTGTGATGCCGGTGGCTAATGCCGACGAGGCAGCCGCTTTGACAATCGTCGTAGCAGCCTGTCTTTTACGCTCCTTATTGACCAGTTGCGCGGCGATCAGTGCCCGGCGGGTGGCCTCCGGCGCCGTTGCGAAGGTTGCGTCTAGCAAAGTGTCGAGGCCAAACACCATCGTCTTGAGGAAGTCGTCGGGCA contains the following coding sequences:
- a CDS encoding DUF1298 domain-containing protein, encoding MNDIDPRMGAFDAVMYGVEGDPVLRSVISLVVNLDKVPDRAVVNERIERMTLANPKLRQRAVGNPFSLLPPRWETDPNFDLGYHLRWERVPGKNAGMPEVLELAERISEQDFDRARPLWELHIVTGLARGKSAFIMKLHHSITDGMGGMQMAASLFELTPDFETDLGPMPDAPRVRVSDAADRIEQGVEFEAKGLLKDAKSGTKYAAGLARKAVTDPGGAVVGGQEWVASASRLLAPASKPLSPLWTNRSLSVAFSVIEIPLDDLKAAAKAVKGTINDAFMAAVTGGLYLYHQAHGEVPDALRVNMPISVRALGDVSSGNQWVPARFAVPITVTDAKDRMKQLHPMLVQARDEPALPLSDVIYQLLTVLPKALTTNIAGGLMKGTDFAATNVPGPPIPVYFAGAKLESMIPFAPKGGAAVNVALMSYDGKCFLGVNIDRGAVENPDQLTDCLIESLESVLAVGAKA
- a CDS encoding DUF697 domain-containing protein gives rise to the protein MAQDFGKAELGKLFTEKHAEAVRELGRFNLAVFGKTGVGKSTLINAVFGRQVAATGTGAPVTTGLEYYEHPDGILGLYDSQGFETGHAGDAVLRGLEQIVNESRAQPIERQIHAAWYLVRWSDRRFESAQAEFVRRLSELVPVVFVLSQVPMAADGRIHQDAIALARYIESYDLPISPWNSVILTNALPDDFLKTMVFGLDTLLDATFATAPEATRRALIAAQLVNKERKRQAATTIVKAAASSALATGITPIPFSDAAILIPLQIAMIARITAVYGLTVPASKMAALVGSLMLSSGATTAGRWLVGSILRMTPGGQIPAMAISGAVAGTLTSAIGRAWIEVCERMLEHDAAGSPLDTDALQELFRQEFKRRFRTNQH